One region of Quercus lobata isolate SW786 chromosome 2, ValleyOak3.0 Primary Assembly, whole genome shotgun sequence genomic DNA includes:
- the LOC115961444 gene encoding uncharacterized protein LOC115961444 — protein MPDRFTRPPFNSYDGKTDPMEHVSHYIQMMSLHTHNNVLMCKVFLSSLGPITLRWFNGLRKDSIHSFAELIQEFGARFVTCRRVPQPMDVLLSMKMRVGETLRSYASRFWELYNEIGGGNEKIAASTFRMGLLKDSRLRESLTKKPP, from the coding sequence ATGCCAGATAGGTTCACCCGACCACCTTTTAATTCCTACGATGGGAAGACGGACCCCATGGAGCACGTCAGCCATTATATCCAAATGATGTCTCTACACACTCACAACAATGTGctgatgtgcaaggtatttcTCTCGAGCCTTGGACCCATAACATTGAGATGGTTTAATGGGTTACGGAAGGATTCCATTCACAGTTTTGCCGAGTTAATCCAGGAGTTCGGTGCACGGTTTGTAACTTGCAGGCGGGTACCACAACCGATGGACGTGTTGCTTTCTATGAAAATGAGGGTTGGGGAAACCCTTCGCAGTTATGCCAGTCGGTTCTGGGAGCTTTATAATGAGATAGGTGGAGGCAACGAAAAGATCGCGGCAAGCACCTTTAGGATGGGACTCCTCAAAGACTCCAGACTACGGGAGTCACTGACGAAGAAGCCTCCCTAG
- the LOC115977910 gene encoding EG45-like domain containing protein, with product MYKIHLFIQSLFVVLTFELVYLSQFSHADVGTAAHYRTPYLPTACYGNDATQFPSSNLFASAGEGIWDNGAACGRQYLVRCISAAHPRTCIPGQTIQIRIVDRALSSVSRPSRHGATIVLSKTAFRMIARPSTSYINIEFQQV from the exons ATGTACAAGATTCACCTTTTCATTCAAAGCCTATTTGTAGTTTTGACATTTGAGCTTGTTTATCTCTCTCAATTCTCTCATGCTGATGTTGGCACAGCTGCACACTACAGAACCCCATATTTAC CCACAGCCTGCTATGGAAACGATGCAACACAGTTTCCTTCGAGCAACCTGTTCGCGTCAGCCGGTGAGGGGATATGGGACAATGGTGCTGCATGTGGGAGGCAGTATTTGGTTCGGTGCATAAGCGCGGCTCACCCTAGAACTTGCATTCCAGGACAGACAATTCAAATAAGGATCGTTGATCGTGCACTTAGTTCAGTTTCTAGGCCTTCCCGGCATGGTGCTACCATTGTTCTTTCTAAAACTGCATTTAGGATGATTGCCAGACCTTCAACCTCATACATCAACATAGAATTCCAGCA GGTTTGA